A stretch of the Actinoalloteichus fjordicus genome encodes the following:
- a CDS encoding Gfo/Idh/MocA family protein — MTDRDAPLRWGIVSTGAIASVVAEDLHRVAEIEILAVSSRTQARAEEFAATHRIPRAYDDYRLLLADPDVDVVYIATPHAAHHEVAKAALLAGKHVLCEKAFTLTAEQAQELVTLAAERSRFLMEAMWTRFNPLIQRLRTLVADGEIGVLRTVSADFGFAVPYDPAARLWDPVQGGGALLDLGVYPVSFAHMLLGEPTGVEVHGSLAPNGVDAESGLLLRYPAGAHAVLRSSLTASLHARASVSGTLGRVDLADPFFRPTEMTVTVHGAEPVTHRLELDGAGYTYQLREVCLRIRAGEIESPHQTHAETVAVLRTLGTALAGLGTRVG, encoded by the coding sequence GTGACAGACAGGGATGCGCCACTGCGCTGGGGAATCGTCTCGACGGGCGCCATCGCCTCCGTGGTGGCCGAGGACCTGCACCGGGTGGCCGAGATCGAGATCCTCGCCGTCTCCTCGCGAACGCAGGCGCGTGCCGAGGAGTTCGCCGCGACGCATCGGATTCCGCGCGCCTATGACGACTACCGCCTGCTGCTGGCCGATCCGGACGTCGACGTCGTCTACATCGCCACGCCGCACGCCGCGCATCACGAGGTCGCCAAGGCCGCGCTGCTCGCGGGCAAGCACGTGCTGTGCGAGAAGGCGTTCACCCTGACCGCCGAGCAGGCTCAGGAGCTGGTCACGCTCGCAGCGGAGCGCAGCCGGTTCCTCATGGAGGCCATGTGGACGCGGTTCAACCCCCTGATCCAGCGCTTACGCACCCTGGTCGCCGACGGCGAGATCGGAGTGCTCCGCACCGTCTCTGCCGACTTCGGCTTCGCCGTGCCCTACGACCCGGCCGCCCGCCTGTGGGACCCGGTACAGGGCGGCGGCGCGCTGCTGGACCTCGGCGTCTACCCGGTCTCCTTCGCGCACATGCTGCTCGGCGAGCCCACCGGGGTCGAGGTGCACGGCTCGCTGGCACCCAACGGCGTCGACGCCGAGAGCGGGCTGCTGCTGCGCTACCCGGCGGGGGCGCATGCCGTGCTGCGCTCCTCACTGACGGCCTCCTTGCACGCACGCGCCAGTGTGTCGGGCACCCTCGGGCGCGTCGACCTCGCCGACCCGTTCTTCCGGCCCACCGAGATGACCGTGACCGTCCACGGGGCCGAGCCGGTGACCCATCGGCTCGAACTCGACGGCGCCGGGTACACCTACCAGCTCCGGGAGGTCTGTCTGCGCATTCGCGCAGGCGAGATCGAGAGCCCGCACCAGACCCACGCCGAGACCGTCGCCGTCCTGCGCACGCTGGGCACCGCGCTGGCCGGGCTGGGCACTCGCGTGGGTTGA
- a CDS encoding ThuA domain-containing protein: MSEPNSRPSVLVYSRTTAFRHESIPAGVAAISRLGREHGFAVTATEDPDVLTAEVARQSAVVFLSTSGTSVDAAGRAALEKWVRAGGGFVGVHGASTSDKDWPFYRELVAARFVDHPAVQEAPATVEDRTHPSTMHLDSTWNRLDEWYNFDANPREDVRVLLSVDEARYEPGPHAMGDHPIAWCHEPHGGRSWYTALGHASEAYTDPDFLAHLLGGIRWAARLGA, translated from the coding sequence ATGAGCGAGCCGAACAGCCGTCCCTCGGTGCTGGTGTACTCGCGGACGACGGCGTTTCGCCACGAGTCGATCCCGGCCGGGGTGGCCGCGATCAGCAGGCTCGGCCGGGAACACGGTTTCGCGGTGACGGCCACGGAGGACCCGGACGTCCTGACCGCCGAGGTGGCCCGGCAGTCGGCGGTGGTCTTCTTGAGCACCAGCGGCACGTCGGTGGACGCGGCGGGGCGGGCCGCGCTGGAGAAGTGGGTCCGCGCGGGCGGCGGCTTCGTCGGCGTGCACGGGGCGAGCACCTCGGACAAAGACTGGCCCTTCTACCGCGAACTGGTCGCTGCCCGCTTCGTCGATCACCCCGCCGTCCAGGAGGCGCCTGCCACGGTGGAGGACCGGACACATCCCTCCACCATGCATCTCGACTCCACCTGGAACCGGCTCGACGAGTGGTACAACTTCGACGCCAACCCTCGGGAGGACGTCCGTGTCCTCCTCTCCGTCGACGAGGCCCGCTATGAGCCGGGCCCGCATGCGATGGGAGATCACCCGATCGCCTGGTGCCACGAACCGCACGGCGGCCGGTCCTGGTACACCGCACTGGGACACGCGTCGGAGGCTTACACCGACCCTGATTTCCTGGCGCACCTGCTCGGCGGCATCCGATGGGCCGCGCGCCTCGGGGCCTGA